A single Carnobacterium alterfunditum DSM 5972 DNA region contains:
- a CDS encoding acyltransferase: MKERVIYADILRVAATFLVIAIHIISRDFDLYAIDSYQWQVLNVFDSFARMSVPLFFMMSGIFFLDPKKAFSIRKFYKKNVFRLVTAFIFWSALYAVIFTWNEYRTFNSEVWGVMFEAFKEGHFHLWFLFRMIEIYVMIPFLRKIAEDKKMILYLIAFCFYIGFILPTYHEFPVSSTVTFAERGINLDITFGYVGYFFAGYFLAHYDLSKWVKRAIYLLGAAGLISTIVMTGVESLKQGKHYDVPYEYLTPNVFLMSIAAFLLAKEKLNPKHVSAKFKRILLDLSAYSFGIYLVHVLIIFLLWEVGATTLFSTPILSVPILTLLVFCISYICIKGIAQLPFIKRFIL, translated from the coding sequence ATGAAAGAAAGAGTTATTTACGCTGATATTCTAAGGGTAGCAGCCACTTTTTTAGTGATCGCCATTCATATTATCTCACGTGATTTTGATTTGTATGCAATCGATTCCTACCAATGGCAAGTACTGAATGTGTTCGATAGTTTTGCGCGTATGAGTGTACCGTTATTTTTTATGATGAGCGGAATCTTTTTTTTAGATCCGAAAAAAGCTTTTTCAATTAGAAAATTCTATAAAAAAAATGTTTTTCGACTGGTAACAGCTTTTATTTTTTGGTCAGCTCTATATGCTGTGATTTTTACTTGGAATGAATACCGAACATTTAACTCAGAGGTATGGGGAGTGATGTTTGAAGCATTTAAAGAAGGGCATTTTCATTTGTGGTTTCTTTTTCGGATGATTGAAATTTATGTCATGATTCCTTTTTTGCGAAAGATCGCTGAGGATAAAAAAATGATCCTTTATCTGATTGCTTTTTGTTTTTATATCGGATTTATCCTGCCAACTTACCATGAATTTCCCGTCAGTTCAACGGTGACCTTTGCTGAAAGAGGCATCAACTTGGATATCACTTTTGGTTATGTCGGTTATTTCTTCGCGGGTTATTTTCTAGCACACTATGATTTAAGCAAATGGGTGAAGAGAGCCATTTATCTGTTAGGAGCAGCCGGTTTGATAAGTACCATTGTAATGACGGGTGTAGAGTCTCTAAAACAAGGGAAACATTACGATGTTCCTTACGAATACTTGACACCTAATGTGTTCTTGATGAGTATAGCTGCTTTTCTATTGGCAAAAGAAAAATTAAATCCAAAACATGTTTCGGCTAAATTCAAACGGATACTATTAGACCTCTCCGCTTATTCATTTGGGATCTATTTGGTACATGTGCTGATTATTTTCCTTTTATGGGAGGTAGGAGCAACAACTTTGTTTAGTACACCGATCCTCTCGGTACCAATTTTGACGCTACTAGTTTTTTGTATCAGTTACATCTGTATCAAAGGAATAGCTCAGTTGCCATTCATCAAACGATTTATTCTATAA
- a CDS encoding glycosyltransferase yields the protein MSKVSIIMPIYNVAEQLEKAIQCALKQTYTNIEIILVDDGSTDGSGALCDQYCLKDSRIIVIHQKNVGSGFARNAGLDQATGEYIYFADPDDYFEANLIEETVAKATESTADIVVFGYFDEIVDKEDKVTTTEKLPKLIGRLEQEAFRDNFRDHYALSPYALWNKLFNHAFLKQHNCRFTNQKVGQDALFNQRAGFDAATIYYQPKAYYHYVFREGSAVNRYRKERFFYEYTIADQFEEWMVYWKKEEKYHDLVNQHYWGALYLELSNLAWEDCPLTGPEKEEHIEALMENPKIKQAISEIETEKEKNTFVKILILLLRYEKYAAAIKVMQLRVTVGKKFQKSFKAIKKKFG from the coding sequence ATGAGTAAAGTATCAATTATTATGCCTATCTACAATGTTGCTGAGCAGCTGGAGAAAGCGATCCAGTGCGCCTTAAAACAAACCTATACAAACATCGAAATTATTTTAGTTGACGATGGTTCAACTGATGGATCGGGAGCACTATGTGACCAATATTGCTTAAAAGATTCGCGTATTATTGTCATCCATCAAAAAAATGTCGGCTCAGGTTTTGCCAGAAATGCAGGATTAGATCAGGCAACTGGGGAGTATATCTATTTCGCTGACCCAGATGATTACTTTGAAGCAAATCTGATTGAAGAAACGGTTGCCAAAGCAACAGAATCGACTGCCGATATAGTAGTGTTTGGGTACTTCGATGAAATCGTAGATAAAGAAGACAAAGTCACAACAACTGAAAAATTGCCTAAATTAATTGGGCGCTTAGAACAAGAAGCATTCAGAGACAATTTTAGAGACCATTATGCATTATCTCCTTATGCTTTATGGAACAAACTATTCAACCATGCTTTTTTAAAACAACACAACTGCCGTTTTACCAATCAAAAAGTAGGGCAGGACGCTTTATTTAATCAACGAGCAGGATTTGATGCAGCAACGATTTATTATCAGCCAAAAGCTTATTACCATTATGTTTTCCGGGAAGGGTCTGCGGTCAATCGCTACCGTAAAGAACGCTTTTTTTATGAATACACTATTGCTGATCAGTTTGAAGAGTGGATGGTCTATTGGAAGAAAGAAGAAAAGTACCACGATTTAGTGAACCAACACTATTGGGGTGCACTGTACTTAGAATTGAGCAATTTAGCTTGGGAAGATTGCCCGCTGACGGGTCCTGAAAAAGAGGAACACATTGAAGCTTTAATGGAAAATCCTAAAATCAAGCAAGCTATTTCTGAAATAGAGACCGAAAAAGAAAAAAACACATTTGTAAAAATTCTGATCCTACTCTTAAGATACGAAAAATACGCAGCGGCCATAAAAGTGATGCAGTTGAGAGTGACGGTCGGAAAGAAATTTCAAAAAAGTTTTAAAGCAATCAAAAAGAAATTCGGTTAG
- a CDS encoding YihY/virulence factor BrkB family protein — MSKDDQLGKAELNKKEEVKKFSMILIQKYREAEVWNSGAIISYYFLLSIFPIIVVIGNVLPYLRLDATELLPYIEKAVPSYFFAQVEELLKNWFTRSSGGILSIAAIGALWSASRGMTAMQVSMNKAYGAEPRRNIVIIRLFSLILTTLMIFSIMAIVIIFGFGQLILEYITPIIDIPATIGETFQSLRWPVTMIVLFIIFCVLYFFVPHAKIAFKSVLPGAAFSTIGWMLVSQGFAVYVEYFAVGAQSYGTIGTFMIMLIWLQVIGALMTAGAVINAAIEVYQTGTLNEAAPSRIGNYIRAKVKTIFRR; from the coding sequence ATGTCAAAAGATGATCAATTAGGTAAGGCAGAATTAAATAAAAAAGAAGAAGTTAAAAAATTTAGTATGATTTTGATCCAGAAATACCGGGAAGCTGAAGTTTGGAATTCCGGAGCGATCATCAGTTATTATTTTTTATTGTCCATTTTCCCGATTATCGTTGTGATCGGAAACGTATTGCCCTACTTACGTTTAGATGCGACAGAATTATTGCCGTACATTGAAAAAGCTGTGCCAAGTTATTTTTTTGCTCAAGTTGAAGAGTTGTTGAAGAATTGGTTTACACGCAGCAGTGGTGGGATCTTGTCTATTGCGGCGATTGGAGCCTTATGGTCAGCCAGTCGAGGAATGACTGCGATGCAAGTGAGCATGAATAAAGCTTACGGTGCAGAGCCTAGAAGAAATATCGTGATCATTAGATTATTTTCACTGATCTTAACGACACTGATGATTTTTAGCATCATGGCAATCGTAATTATTTTTGGGTTTGGACAATTGATATTAGAATACATTACCCCAATCATTGACATACCTGCAACGATTGGTGAGACATTTCAAAGTTTAAGGTGGCCGGTCACTATGATCGTACTGTTTATTATTTTTTGTGTGTTGTATTTCTTTGTCCCTCATGCAAAAATAGCTTTCAAGAGCGTTTTGCCTGGAGCAGCATTCTCAACTATTGGCTGGATGCTGGTTTCTCAAGGATTTGCGGTATACGTTGAATATTTTGCTGTTGGTGCACAAAGTTACGGAACGATCGGAACGTTTATGATCATGTTGATTTGGCTACAGGTCATTGGAGCATTGATGACTGCGGGTGCGGTGATCAATGCCGCTATTGAAGTCTATCAAACAGGTACGCTCAATGAAGCTGCTCCATCGCGCATCGGAAACTATATCCGAGCTAAAGTAAAAACTATTTTTAGACGATAA
- the galE gene encoding UDP-glucose 4-epimerase GalE: MAILVTGGAGYIGSHTTVELLNAGHDVVIVDNFSNSKPEVLNRIKEISGKTFSFYEVDVLNKPDLEAVFKIHDIEAVIHFAGYKAVGESVSQPLKYYHNNLTSTFVLAELMEAYNVKKLVFSSSATVYGMDNVSPLTEDLPLSTTNPYGTTKMMIEQILQDVYAADPSWSIALLRYFNPIGAHESGRIGEDPNGIPNNLMPYITQVAVGKRAQLSVFGGDYDTPDGTGVRDYIHVVDLAKGHLKAVEKILASEGIEAYNLGTGKGYSVIDVVTNFENATGKKVPYTITDRRPGDIATCYSDASKAAQELGWRAEHTLEDMCRDSWKWQENNPNGYE; this comes from the coding sequence ATGGCTATTTTAGTAACAGGCGGCGCCGGATACATCGGCAGCCACACAACTGTAGAATTATTGAACGCCGGACATGATGTTGTCATCGTAGATAATTTTTCAAACAGCAAACCTGAAGTATTAAATCGAATCAAAGAAATTTCCGGAAAAACGTTCTCTTTTTATGAAGTAGATGTCTTAAATAAACCAGATTTAGAAGCAGTCTTTAAAATCCATGACATAGAAGCAGTCATTCATTTTGCCGGCTACAAAGCTGTTGGTGAATCCGTTAGCCAACCGTTAAAATACTACCACAACAATTTGACTAGTACCTTTGTTCTTGCTGAATTAATGGAAGCTTACAATGTTAAAAAATTAGTTTTCAGTTCTTCTGCTACCGTTTATGGAATGGACAATGTTTCTCCATTGACTGAAGACCTGCCTTTAAGCACCACAAATCCTTATGGCACAACAAAAATGATGATTGAACAGATCTTGCAAGATGTCTATGCTGCAGATCCTTCTTGGAGCATTGCCTTGTTGCGTTACTTCAACCCAATCGGTGCGCATGAAAGCGGACGAATTGGAGAAGATCCAAACGGTATCCCAAATAACTTGATGCCTTATATCACGCAAGTAGCTGTAGGTAAACGTGCTCAATTGAGTGTCTTTGGCGGTGACTATGATACTCCAGACGGTACTGGTGTGCGTGACTACATTCATGTAGTCGATTTAGCTAAGGGTCATTTAAAAGCAGTTGAAAAGATTCTTGCTTCAGAAGGCATCGAAGCTTACAATCTTGGAACCGGAAAAGGCTATAGCGTAATAGATGTTGTGACAAATTTTGAAAATGCTACTGGCAAGAAAGTTCCTTACACGATCACCGATAGACGTCCTGGCGACATTGCTACTTGCTATTCGGATGCATCAAAAGCTGCTCAAGAATTAGGTTGGCGCGCTGAACATACGTTAGAAGATATGTGCCGTGATTCTTGGAAATGGCAAGAAAACAATCCAAACGGATACGAATAA